A single genomic interval of Tursiops truncatus isolate mTurTru1 chromosome 1, mTurTru1.mat.Y, whole genome shotgun sequence harbors:
- the NAXE gene encoding NAD(P)H-hydrate epimerase, whose protein sequence is MSGLRALLGLGLLVAGPRLSLLRVQAGACRAGATWWGPQRLISGGRGDSEVMASSAVKYLSQEEAQAVDQELFNEYQFSVDQLMELAGLSCATAIAKAYTPTSLSRSPPTVLVICGPGNNGGDGLVCARHLKLFGYQPTIYYPKRPNKPLFTALVTQCQKMDIPFLGEMPPEPTLIDELYELVVDAIFGFSFKGDVREPFRSILSVLNGLTVPIASIDIPSGWDVEKGNSGGIQPDLLISLTAPKKSASQFTGRYHYLGGRFVPPALEKKYQLNLPPYPDTECVYRLQ, encoded by the exons ATGTCCGGGCTGCGGGCGCTCCTGGGGCTCGGGCTGCTGGTTGCGGGCCCGCGCCTATCGCTCCTCAGAGTCCAGGCCGGCGCCTGTCGCGCGGGAGCCACCTGGTGGGGGCCGCAGCGGCTGATCTCGGGTGGCCGCGGGGACTCAGAGGTCATGGCGAGCTCAGCAGTGAAGTACCTGAG CCAGGAGGAGGCCCAGGCCGTGGACCAGGAGCTGTTTAACGAGTACCAGTTCAGCGTGGACCAACTTATGGAGCTGGCCGGGCTGAGCTGTGCCACAGCCATTGCCAAG GCATATACCCCCACGTCCTTGTCCAGGAGCCCCCCTACTGTCCTGGTCATCTGTGGTCCCGGGAATAATGGAGGAGATGGCCTGGTCTGTGCTCGACATCTCAAACTCTTT GGCTACCAGCCAACCATCTATTATCCTAAAAGGCCTAACAAGCCACTCTTCACTGCACTGGTGACCCAGTGCCAGAAAATGGACATCCCTTTCCTTGGTGAAATGCCCCCAGAG CCCACGCTGATTGATGAACTATACGAGCTGGTGGTGGATGCCATCTTTGGCTTCAGCTTCAAGGGTGATGTTCGGGAGCCATTCCGCAGCATCCTGAGTGTCCTGAATGGACTCACTGTGCCCATTGCCAGCATCGACATTCCCTCAG GATGGGATGTGGAGAAGGGAAACTCTGGAGGGATCCAGCCAGACTTGCTCATCTCCCTGACAGCACCCAAAAAGTCTGCAAGCCAGTTTACTGGTCGCTACCACTACCTGGGGGGTCGTTTCGTGCCTCCTGCTCTGGAAAAGAAGTACCAGCTGAACCTGCCACCCTACCCTGACACCGAGTGTGTCTATCGTCTGCAGTGA
- the TTC24 gene encoding tetratricopeptide repeat protein 24, with protein MSSLNTEDTLQEPSPSPSSSKKKKKKRKWPLQEARIQALTRAGHRALLAGQNHEALTSFQRAFLLASKSPQTRDTPVLRACAFNLGAAYVETGDPARGLELLLRAQPQETAQGGCHGDQCFNVALAYHALGDLPQALAWYHKALGHYQPLGDQGQAQAKMGACYQALGQPELAAHCLQEASRAYAQAGQPRAAALTLGAAAGCMLKSGQHGVGDVLQVLEESRRLAERSTEQGLLGQLYNDLGVGYSQLQLFPLAAEAFQQALPLCRGPGEEATVLRNLGMAHNALGNYQEAREFHQKAADTHGSVGQRWEQGRSFGSLAFALSQLGDHKAARDNYLHALQAARDTGDVKGQWQACEGLGAAAARLGQHDQALKYYKEALARCQKEPDSVRERLVAKLTDAIRTHLARGGLLPTHTLTSAPGGPQAPGGACPVVGTPARVGKGTAGVRHRFSDRWEDELEEGHKGKEEESANVLTTAWTPRLERPRPRANLSFGGQGPLRMENPGLLVTNGPHSKSNRNNPHPALEAQGVPCLLHSLSAALSERESPAELGDRRLKPTPSCPGACEQRSSKQPREPPSRNPQRRSTESGFCMIM; from the exons ATGTCTTCCCTCAACACTGAGGATACCCTGCAAGAGCCCTCGCCCTCGCCTTCAAgctccaagaagaaaaagaagaaaagaaagtggcCACTGCAAGAGGCCAGAATCCAAGCCCTCACCAGGGCTGGCCACAGGGCCCTACTGGCTGGTCAGAATCATGAGGCCTTGACCAGCTTCCAGAGGGCCTTCCTCCTGGCTTCCAAGTCACCACAAACCAGGGACACCCCTGTTCTCCGGGCCTGTGCCTTCAACCTGGGGGCTGCCTACGTGGAGACTGGGGACCCAGCCAGAGGGCTTGAGCTGCTCCTACGAGCTCAACCTCAAGAGACAGCCCAGGGCGGGTGTCATGGCGACCAGTGTTTCAACGTGGCTTTGGCTTACCACGCCCTGGGCGACCTGCCTCAGGCTTTGGCCTGGTATCACAAGGCCCTGGGCCACTACCAGCCACTAGGTGACCAGGGGCAAGCCCAGGCAAAAATGGGAGCCTGCTACCAGGCTCTGGGACAGCCTGAGCTAGCAGCCCACTGCCTGCAGGAAGCGAGCCGGGCCTACGCCCAAGCAGGGCAACCCAGGGCTGCAGCCCTGACACTGGGGGCTGCAGCGGGCTGTATGCTGAAGAGCGGGCAGCATGGGGTGGGTGATGTGCTGCAGGTGCTGGAGGAGAGCCGGAGGCTTGCTGAGAGGAGCACTGAGCAAGGACTGCTGG GGCAACTCTATAACGACCTAGGCGTGGGCTATTCCCAGCTCCAGCTGTTCCCGCTAGCAGCAGAGGCCTTCCAGCAAGCCCTGCCCCTGTGCCGGGGGCCAGGAGAGGAGGCCACGGTGCTAAGAAACCTTGGGATGGCCCACAATGCCCTCGGCAACTATCAGGAAGCCCGGGAGTTTCACCAGAAGGCTGCTGACACACACG GCTCTGTGGGGCAGCGGTGGGAGCAGGGCCGGAGCTTTGGAAGCCTGGCATTTGCACTGAGCCAGCTGGGAGACCACAAGGCTGCCAGAGACAACTATCTACATGCTCTGCAGGCTGCCCGGGACACTG GGGACGTGAAGGGGCAATGGCAGGCCTGTGAGGGTCTGGGGGCTGCTGCAGCCAGACTGGGGCAGCATGACCAGGCTTTGAAGTACTATAAGGAAGCGCTGGCCCGGTGTCAG AAGGAGCCAGATTCTGTGCGAGAGCGGCTGGTGGCCAAGCTGACAGACGCCATAAGGACCCATTTGGCCCGGGGTGGGCTGCTCCCAACCCACACCCTG ACCTCAGCTCCAGGGGGGCCCCAGGCTCCAGGTGGGGCCTGCCCCGTGGTGGGGACCCCAGCCAGGGTGGGAAAAGGCACAGCAGGAGTGCGGCACAG ATTTTCCGATAGGTGGGAAGATGAGTTAGAGGAGGGCCacaaggggaaagaggaagagtcGGCGAATGTTCTCACGACGGCTTGGACACCAAGACTGGAGC GTCCAAGACCCAGGGCCAATCTCTCATTTGGAGGCCAAGGCCCCCTCAGAATGGAGAATCCTGGCCTTCTGGTCACCAACGGCCCCCACAGCAAGAG CAATCGGAACAACCCTCACCCGGCTCTGGAGGCCCAGGGTGTCCCCTGCCTCCTGCATAGCCTGAGTGCAGCCCTCAGCGAAAGGGAGAGTCCTGCTGAACTGGGGGACAGGCGGCTTAAGCCTACTCCCtcctgccctggagcctgcgagcAGAG GTCATCCAAACAGCCCAGGGAACCCCCCAGCAGGAACCCTCAGAGGAGATCCACTGAGTCTGGCTTCTGCATGATCATGTGA